The following are from one region of the Actinopolyspora halophila DSM 43834 genome:
- a CDS encoding GntR family transcriptional regulator has protein sequence MLGVDEQNQAGELEPVQRKSTAAIVADQLRSAIMYGSLAPGSQLGEADLAAQLGVSRGPLREAMQRLVQEGLLQSEPHRGLFVATMEPEDVHDVYVARLAVERTACEQIVRHHRIDAVAELTAAHAKMVAAVAKDDSAGLTEADQEFHETLVAASRSPRLQRMAQTLLVEKRMCLGALVDTYPADTQALVDEHKGLVDAIEAGDEQLVLSRLEAHMNDALERLTSSLEE, from the coding sequence ATGTTGGGAGTCGACGAACAGAACCAGGCCGGGGAGTTGGAACCGGTCCAGCGGAAATCCACGGCGGCGATCGTGGCCGACCAACTGCGTTCGGCGATCATGTACGGATCGCTGGCACCGGGCAGCCAACTCGGGGAGGCCGATCTCGCTGCCCAACTCGGTGTCAGCCGTGGGCCTCTGCGGGAAGCGATGCAACGGCTCGTGCAGGAGGGGTTGCTGCAGAGCGAACCCCACCGGGGTCTGTTCGTGGCCACGATGGAACCCGAGGACGTTCACGACGTCTACGTGGCGCGGCTGGCGGTGGAACGCACCGCTTGCGAGCAGATAGTGCGACACCACAGGATCGACGCGGTGGCCGAACTGACCGCCGCGCACGCCAAGATGGTCGCTGCCGTGGCCAAGGACGACAGCGCGGGACTCACCGAGGCCGACCAGGAGTTCCACGAGACCTTGGTGGCGGCTTCCCGCAGTCCTCGACTGCAGCGGATGGCCCAGACGCTGCTGGTGGAAAAACGCATGTGTCTGGGAGCTCTCGTCGACACCTATCCGGCTGACACGCAGGCACTGGTGGACGAACACAAGGGATTGGTGGACGCGATCGAGGCGGGAGACGAGCAGCTCGTGCTGAGCCGTTTGGAAGCGCACATGAACGACGCCTTGGAACGGTTGACGTCCTCGCTGGAGGAGTAG
- the pip gene encoding prolyl aminopeptidase, producing the protein MIYPTAQPYGTGTLEVGQGHRLYWETCGNPDGKPAVVLHGGPGSGAPASWRRFFDPELYRVVLFDQRGCGRSTPHAGDDVTALDHNTTQHLIADMELLRQHLGIERWLLFGASWGSTLGLAYAVQHPERVSELVLWAVVTTRAYEIEWLTRTMGHVHPHEHAELLAALPEQWRGENIPAAFNALVRSTDPDVHGPAAEAWCAWEDRLDTLSGPVERADRFADPRFRLGFTRLVTHYFANHGFLPDQGIVGRLDRIADIPATLLRGRLDIAAPLSAAVDVANRLPRAELHIVEADAHGAGDDTARRLVAALEAAAQRPPR; encoded by the coding sequence ATGATCTATCCGACCGCACAGCCTTACGGAACCGGCACGCTCGAGGTGGGACAAGGCCACCGCCTCTACTGGGAGACGTGCGGCAACCCGGACGGCAAACCCGCGGTCGTGCTGCACGGTGGCCCCGGTTCGGGAGCACCGGCCTCCTGGCGCCGCTTCTTCGACCCCGAGCTGTACCGGGTGGTGCTGTTCGACCAGCGCGGGTGCGGGCGCAGCACCCCCCACGCCGGCGACGACGTCACCGCGTTGGACCACAACACCACACAGCACCTGATCGCGGACATGGAGCTGCTGCGGCAGCATCTCGGCATCGAGCGTTGGCTGCTTTTCGGCGCCTCCTGGGGAAGCACCCTGGGGTTGGCGTATGCCGTGCAGCACCCGGAACGGGTCAGTGAACTCGTGCTGTGGGCGGTGGTGACCACGCGTGCCTACGAAATCGAGTGGCTGACACGCACGATGGGCCACGTTCACCCCCACGAGCACGCGGAACTGCTCGCCGCACTTCCCGAACAGTGGCGCGGGGAAAACATCCCCGCCGCGTTCAACGCGCTCGTGCGTTCGACCGACCCGGATGTGCACGGACCCGCCGCCGAGGCGTGGTGCGCCTGGGAAGATCGGTTGGATACGCTCAGCGGCCCGGTCGAACGCGCCGACCGCTTCGCCGACCCACGGTTCCGGCTGGGATTCACCCGGCTGGTGACCCACTACTTCGCCAACCACGGCTTCTTGCCCGACCAGGGGATCGTCGGACGGCTCGACCGCATCGCCGACATCCCGGCGACGCTGCTTCGTGGCCGGTTGGACATCGCCGCGCCGCTGAGCGCGGCCGTCGACGTCGCGAACAGGCTTCCCCGTGCCGAGCTGCACATCGTCGAGGCCGACGCACACGGCGCCGGGGACGACACCGCGCGGCGGCTGGTCGCCGCGCTCGAGGCGGCGGCACAGCGCCCGCCCCGTTGA
- a CDS encoding pectate lyase, whose translation MISRVSLHIRKHLYAAGVCALTVLGTVLIAPVSHAEVPVPEAQGEQAVGSTITVEGTMDGELTRYYGEGDLGNGGQDEGQPPIFELADGATLENVIIGAPAADGIHCEGSCTLRNVWWEDVGEDAATFDADNASARMTVEGGGAQLAEDKVFQANGAGTMTISGFRVEDFGKLYRSCGNCSDQTDRHVVIENVTATAPGLSLAGINTNYGDTAEFSDITVVGDSEMEICGWYEGNEDSGEPEKVGSGPSDSCRYDSSDITFE comes from the coding sequence TTGATATCTCGCGTTTCGTTACACATCCGGAAACATCTGTACGCGGCGGGGGTGTGCGCGCTGACCGTGCTCGGCACGGTGCTGATCGCTCCCGTCTCCCACGCCGAGGTACCCGTCCCCGAGGCGCAGGGCGAGCAGGCGGTCGGGTCCACCATCACCGTCGAAGGCACGATGGACGGTGAACTCACCCGGTACTACGGGGAGGGCGATCTCGGCAACGGGGGGCAGGACGAGGGCCAGCCACCGATCTTCGAACTCGCCGACGGCGCCACGTTGGAGAACGTGATCATCGGCGCGCCTGCCGCCGACGGCATCCACTGCGAGGGCTCGTGCACACTGCGCAACGTGTGGTGGGAGGACGTCGGCGAGGACGCCGCGACGTTCGACGCCGACAACGCCTCGGCGAGGATGACCGTGGAAGGAGGCGGAGCCCAGCTCGCCGAGGACAAGGTCTTCCAGGCCAACGGGGCCGGAACCATGACGATCAGTGGTTTCCGGGTCGAGGACTTCGGCAAGCTGTACCGGTCCTGCGGAAACTGCAGTGACCAGACCGACCGCCACGTGGTCATCGAAAACGTCACCGCCACCGCCCCCGGGCTCTCCCTGGCCGGGATCAACACCAACTACGGAGACACCGCCGAGTTCTCCGACATCACGGTCGTCGGCGACTCCGAGATGGAAATCTGCGGCTGGTACGAGGGCAACGAGGACAGCGGGGAACCCGAGAAGGTCGGCAGCGGCCCCAGCGACAGCTGCCGCTACGACAGCTCGGATATCACCTTCGAATGA
- a CDS encoding AAA family ATPase: MNGDFDRFVVVTGGPGSGKTTLLERLGHQGLASTVEAGRGVIRDQMTIGGSALPWADQALFAELMLSWEMRSYRWAQQHTEVVLFDRAVPDVVGYLRLAGLSVPAHVSAAAEFFRYHRQVFIAPPWPEIFSQDSERRQDLAEAERTCDAMVEIYTELGYEVVNLPRAEVATRVEFVNDRIAGGRAEDTAAAR; this comes from the coding sequence ATGAACGGCGACTTCGACCGGTTCGTTGTGGTGACCGGCGGTCCGGGATCGGGAAAGACCACGCTGTTGGAGAGGCTCGGCCACCAGGGACTGGCCAGCACCGTCGAAGCGGGTCGCGGTGTGATTCGAGATCAGATGACGATTGGTGGTTCCGCGCTGCCGTGGGCGGACCAGGCTTTGTTCGCTGAGCTGATGCTGTCGTGGGAGATGCGCTCCTATCGGTGGGCGCAGCAGCACACCGAGGTGGTGCTCTTCGACCGGGCCGTGCCCGACGTGGTGGGCTACCTGCGGCTGGCCGGGCTTTCCGTTCCGGCGCACGTATCCGCCGCGGCCGAGTTCTTCCGCTATCACCGGCAGGTGTTCATCGCCCCGCCCTGGCCGGAGATCTTCAGTCAGGACAGCGAACGCCGCCAGGACCTCGCTGAAGCCGAGCGGACCTGTGACGCGATGGTCGAGATCTACACCGAGCTCGGATACGAGGTCGTCAATTTGCCCCGGGCTGAGGTAGCGACCCGAGTCGAGTTCGTGAACGACCGGATCGCTGGTGGCCGAGCTGAAGACACAGCTGCTGCCCGCTAG